In Halorhabdus rudnickae, the following proteins share a genomic window:
- a CDS encoding NAD-binding protein, translating into MIFALGVGAQLLAARWRLPSIIFYIAAGLAIGPLSGLVLPSRLFSLSTFGAAPLSAIVGLSVAIIVFEGAFHLHLDRLREAPAATFRLVTLGAAIALVGTAVAVKLAFETTTWGLSFLIGALLVATGPTVIAPILNVVPVRDRVATALETEGIVNDVTAAITAVVVFEVIVLSGAPPVELLSAFAERLGQGLLVGMVVAAVVYYLLRYVDLSPGDAPRNARLLVLAGAIVSYAGANYLSGEAGVAAAATAGIVLGNLDIPYEEDITAFKGDVTLLVLSFVFITLAAILELDVLFEVWVPGLVVAVAVAALIRPLLMFVSTVGNRFTFGERAFMSFVGPRGIIPASVATLFAIELQSQGMVAEANVLIGTVFLVILATAVVEGGLARYVAEYLDVIPMRVIIVGGGRVGRALATRLEERGENVVIIEDDETQVEAIRNDGFTAIIGDGTDTDVLREAGASNAKTIVAATGDDDTNLLVAQLASTNFEIEDIIARANNPDNVEAFEDLGVRTISSSMAVAWAIDNQIERPAMARWMTDVNRVGDVQEIEVTSDNLVGRTIRDIGPELPDSCLIALVSKNGDTFVPNADYTVEAGDKVTLLGESEAVHDGMAFCQME; encoded by the coding sequence CGGCCCGCTGTCGGGGCTCGTTTTGCCCTCCCGGCTCTTCTCGCTTTCAACCTTCGGCGCGGCACCGCTCTCGGCGATCGTCGGGCTCTCGGTGGCGATCATCGTCTTCGAGGGGGCTTTTCACCTTCACCTCGACCGGTTGCGTGAGGCGCCGGCTGCGACCTTCCGGCTGGTCACCCTCGGCGCGGCGATCGCACTGGTCGGGACGGCCGTCGCCGTGAAACTCGCGTTCGAGACAACCACCTGGGGACTGTCGTTCCTGATCGGAGCGTTGCTCGTGGCGACGGGACCGACCGTCATCGCACCGATCCTCAACGTCGTCCCGGTCCGGGATCGCGTCGCCACCGCCCTGGAGACGGAGGGGATCGTCAACGACGTGACGGCGGCAATCACTGCCGTCGTCGTCTTCGAAGTGATCGTCCTCAGTGGCGCGCCGCCCGTCGAGTTACTCAGTGCATTCGCCGAACGGCTCGGCCAGGGGCTGCTCGTCGGGATGGTCGTCGCCGCCGTCGTCTACTACTTGCTTCGATACGTCGACCTCTCGCCGGGGGACGCCCCGCGGAACGCCCGGCTGCTGGTGCTCGCCGGGGCGATCGTCTCCTACGCCGGGGCGAACTATCTCTCGGGCGAAGCCGGTGTCGCCGCTGCCGCGACGGCCGGGATCGTCCTCGGCAACCTGGACATTCCCTACGAGGAAGACATTACTGCCTTCAAAGGCGACGTGACGCTGCTGGTGCTGTCGTTCGTGTTCATCACGCTGGCAGCGATCCTGGAGCTGGATGTCCTCTTTGAGGTCTGGGTGCCTGGACTGGTCGTGGCCGTCGCGGTTGCGGCACTCATCCGTCCTCTTTTGATGTTCGTTTCGACGGTTGGAAACCGCTTTACGTTCGGCGAACGGGCGTTCATGAGTTTCGTCGGGCCGCGCGGGATCATTCCCGCCTCCGTCGCGACGCTGTTCGCCATCGAACTGCAGTCACAGGGCATGGTCGCGGAGGCCAACGTCCTCATCGGAACAGTCTTTCTGGTCATCCTCGCCACGGCCGTCGTCGAAGGCGGCCTGGCACGCTACGTCGCAGAATACTTGGACGTGATACCAATGCGAGTCATCATCGTGGGCGGCGGCCGCGTCGGTCGTGCGCTCGCCACCCGCCTCGAAGAGCGTGGAGAGAACGTCGTCATCATCGAAGACGACGAAACACAGGTCGAAGCCATCCGCAACGACGGGTTCACCGCGATCATCGGCGACGGGACGGACACCGACGTGTTACGGGAGGCCGGCGCGAGCAACGCGAAGACGATCGTCGCAGCGACTGGTGATGACGACACCAACCTCCTGGTTGCCCAGCTCGCAAGTACCAACTTCGAGATCGAGGACATCATCGCCCGGGCAAACAATCCCGACAACGTCGAGGCTTTCGAGGATCTGGGCGTCCGGACGATCTCCTCGTCGATGGCAGTCGCGTGGGCGATCGACAACCAGATCGAACGGCCGGCGATGGCCCGCTGGATGACCGACGTGAACCGCGTCGGCGACGTCCAGGAGATCGAAGTGACCAGTGACAACCTCGTCGGCCGGACGATCCGCGACATCGGGCCGGAGCTGCCCGATTCGTGTCTGATCGCCCTGGTCAGCAAGAACGGCGATACGTTCGTTCCGAACGCCGACTACACCGTCGAGGCGGGCGATAAAGTGACCTTACTCGGCGAGAGCGAGGCGGTCCATGACGGGATGGCCTTC